In Fusobacterium sp. JB019, one DNA window encodes the following:
- the nusG gene encoding transcription termination/antitermination protein NusG, translated as MKTVVEKKWFMIHTYSGYEKKVKTDLEQKIEALSMDEIVTDILVPEEQSVELRRGKKKIISRKLFPGYVMLNMYTTREESEEGINYKVDSDAWYIIRNTNGVTGFVGVGSDPIPMEDEEVENIFRVIGYSLENSENEDSELVAVDFELGDYVVLLDGGFINQKGKVAEINLENKKVKVMVEMFGRMTPVEVNITDVKKED; from the coding sequence ATGAAAACAGTTGTAGAAAAAAAATGGTTTATGATACATACTTATTCAGGGTATGAAAAAAAAGTAAAAACTGATTTAGAGCAAAAAATAGAGGCTTTATCAATGGACGAAATCGTTACTGATATTTTGGTTCCAGAAGAACAATCAGTTGAGCTAAGAAGAGGAAAAAAGAAAATTATTAGCAGAAAATTATTTCCTGGATATGTAATGTTGAATATGTATACTACAAGAGAAGAGAGTGAAGAAGGAATTAATTATAAGGTTGATTCTGATGCTTGGTATATAATCAGAAATACTAATGGTGTTACTGGTTTCGTAGGTGTGGGATCAGATCCTATTCCTATGGAAGATGAAGAAGTAGAAAATATATTCAGAGTTATAGGATATAGCTTAGAAAATAGTGAAAATGAAGATTCAGAATTAGTTGCCGTAGACTTTGAGTTAGGAGATTATGTAGTTCTTTTAGATGGAGGATTCATAAATCAAAAAGGAAAAGTTGCAGAAATTAATCTAGAAAATAAAAAAGTTAAAGTAATGGTAGAGATGTTCGGAAGAATGACTCCAGTAGAAGTCAACATTACTGATGTTAAAAAAGAGGATTAG
- the rplK gene encoding 50S ribosomal protein L11, with product MAKEVIQIIKLQLPAGKANPAPPVGPALGQHGVNIMEFCKAFNAKTQDKSGWIIPVEISVYNDRSFTFIMKTPPASDLLKKAAGISKAAGNSLTEVAGTINKEKLKEVAETKMPDLNAGSIEAAMKIIAGSARSMGIKIED from the coding sequence ATGGCAAAAGAAGTTATTCAAATAATTAAGTTACAATTACCTGCAGGTAAAGCAAATCCTGCACCACCAGTTGGACCAGCATTAGGGCAACATGGTGTAAATATAATGGAGTTTTGTAAAGCGTTTAACGCAAAAACTCAAGATAAATCAGGATGGATAATTCCAGTAGAAATATCTGTTTATAATGATAGATCATTCACATTTATCATGAAAACTCCACCTGCATCAGATTTATTAAAAAAAGCAGCTGGGATATCAAAAGCAGCTGGAAATTCTTTAACAGAAGTAGCTGGAACTATAAATAAAGAAAAATTAAAAGAAGTAGCAGAAACTAAAATGCCTGATTTAAATGCAGGATCAATAGAAGCTGCAATGAAAATAATAGCTGGATCAGCAAGATCTATGGGAATAAAAATAGAAGATTAA
- the secE gene encoding preprotein translocase subunit SecE → MKLLRNVKMEYSKVEWPRKKAIKHATAWVVAMSVLLSIYLGVFDMVALRLLKILVSLFGGQ, encoded by the coding sequence ATGAAATTGTTGAGGAATGTAAAAATGGAATACTCAAAAGTGGAGTGGCCTAGAAAAAAAGCTATAAAGCATGCTACTGCGTGGGTTGTGGCTATGAGTGTTTTATTAAGCATATATTTGGGAGTTTTTGATATGGTTGCTTTAAGACTTTTAAAGATACTTGTATCTCTATTTGGAGGTCAATAG
- the rpoC gene encoding DNA-directed RNA polymerase subunit beta' codes for MGIKSFEKIRIKLASPEKIYEWSHGEITKPETINYRTLNPEMDGLFCERIFGPSKDWECACGKYKRMRYKGLVCEKCGVEVTKSKVRRERMGHIALAAPVSHIWYSKGTPNKMALVLGISPKELESVLYFARYVVIKSSEESLPVGKILNEKEYKLFKQMYKSAFEAKMGAEAILSLLESLDLNGIKENLEKDLEEVTSSQKRKKVAKRLKIVRDFLESGNKPAWMILKNVPVIPADLRPMVQLDGGRFATSDLNDLYRRVINRNNRLKKLLEIKAPEIVVKNEKRMLQEAVDALIDNGRRGKPVVAQNNRELKSLSDMLKGKQGRFRQNLLGKRVDYSARSVIVVGPSLKMNQCGIPKKMALELYKPFIMRELVKRELATNIKTAKKLVEEADDKVWDVIEDVIKGHPVLLNRAPTLHRLSIQAFEPVLIEGKAIRLHPLVCSAFNADFDGDQMAVHLVLSPEAIMEAKLLMLAPNNIISPSNGQPIAVPGQDMVMGCFYMTKDRPGCKGEGKQFSNKAQALTAYENGVVVTHSIIKVRMGDKLVTTTPGRVLFAEILPEEIRNYTQTYGKGPLKKLIADLYDKFGFTVTAEIINKVKNFGYHYSTFAGVSVGIEDLEIPETKKAILEKADDDITNIDQEYKDGKIINEERYRKTISVWAKATEDVTNAMMNGLDEFNPVYMMATSGARGSVQQMRQLAAMRGNMADTRGRIIEVPIKANFREGLTVLEFFMSSHGARKGLADTALRTADSGYLTRRLVDISHEVIVNAEDCGTHEGIEVSDLISEGKVIETLAERINGRVLAEDLVVDKEVIASRNTLINKELIAKIQELEIKKIKIRSPLTCSLEKGVCKKCYGMDLSNHQEVLEGEAVGVIAAQSIGEPGTQLTMRTFHTGGVAMATASATTKKAENSGIAKFKDVKILVNENGDEIVVSQSAKVSIENNDHEIPSGSILRVKDGAQLQKGDILADVNPYHIPIICDQDGEVAFKEITVKENYDEKYGVTEYLAVKPVESGDSNPRLLILDDNKEVKSSYPIPFGAYMMVHEGEKVRSGQVIAKLIKEGEGTKDITGGLPRVQELFEARNPKGKALLTEIDGKVEITNKKKKGMRILLVRDVSNSEVFKEYLVSVGDHLVVTDGMLVKSGDKITDGAISPYDVLNIKGLVAAEQFILESVQQVYRDQGVTVNDKHIEIIVKQMFKKVRILNSGSSLLLEDEVVEKRIVDLENEALKAENKKLIQYEPVIQGITKAAVNTESFISAASFQETTKVLSNAAIEGKEDYLEGLKENVIIGKKIPAGTGYINYKHIIPKEVKEEQ; via the coding sequence ATGGGAATAAAAAGTTTTGAAAAAATAAGAATAAAACTTGCTTCGCCTGAAAAAATTTATGAATGGTCTCATGGAGAAATAACAAAACCAGAGACAATAAACTATAGAACATTAAATCCTGAAATGGATGGTCTATTCTGTGAAAGAATATTTGGACCAAGTAAAGATTGGGAATGTGCTTGTGGAAAATATAAAAGAATGAGATATAAAGGTCTTGTTTGTGAAAAATGTGGGGTAGAAGTAACTAAATCTAAAGTTAGAAGAGAGAGAATGGGGCATATAGCATTAGCTGCCCCAGTATCTCATATTTGGTATTCAAAAGGGACACCAAATAAGATGGCGTTAGTATTAGGGATTTCACCTAAAGAATTAGAATCTGTACTTTATTTTGCTAGATATGTAGTTATAAAAAGTTCAGAAGAATCTTTACCAGTAGGTAAGATTTTAAACGAAAAAGAATACAAATTATTTAAACAAATGTACAAAAGTGCATTTGAAGCTAAAATGGGTGCAGAAGCGATATTAAGTTTATTAGAGAGTTTAGACTTAAATGGAATAAAAGAAAATTTAGAAAAAGATTTAGAAGAAGTTACTTCTAGCCAAAAGAGAAAAAAAGTAGCCAAAAGATTAAAAATTGTTAGAGACTTTTTGGAATCAGGAAATAAACCTGCTTGGATGATACTAAAAAATGTACCAGTTATACCAGCTGATTTAAGACCAATGGTTCAATTAGACGGTGGAAGATTTGCAACTTCAGATCTTAATGATTTATATAGAAGAGTTATTAATAGGAATAACAGACTTAAAAAGTTATTAGAAATTAAAGCTCCTGAAATAGTTGTGAAAAATGAAAAAAGAATGCTTCAAGAAGCTGTAGATGCTCTTATAGATAACGGAAGAAGAGGAAAACCTGTTGTTGCACAAAATAATAGAGAATTAAAATCATTATCAGATATGCTTAAAGGAAAGCAAGGAAGATTTAGACAAAATCTATTAGGTAAAAGGGTAGACTATTCGGCAAGATCAGTTATTGTTGTGGGACCATCTCTAAAAATGAATCAATGTGGAATACCTAAAAAAATGGCTTTAGAACTATATAAACCATTTATAATGAGAGAATTAGTAAAAAGAGAGTTAGCAACTAACATAAAAACAGCTAAAAAACTAGTTGAAGAAGCAGATGATAAAGTATGGGATGTAATAGAAGATGTAATAAAAGGACATCCAGTATTATTAAACAGAGCCCCAACTTTACATAGATTATCAATTCAAGCTTTTGAGCCAGTGTTAATTGAAGGAAAAGCTATAAGATTACATCCATTAGTATGTTCAGCATTTAATGCGGATTTTGATGGAGACCAAATGGCGGTACATCTAGTATTATCTCCAGAAGCTATAATGGAAGCAAAATTATTGATGTTAGCTCCAAATAATATAATTTCTCCTTCAAATGGGCAACCAATAGCAGTACCAGGACAAGACATGGTTATGGGATGTTTCTATATGACAAAAGATAGACCTGGATGTAAAGGTGAAGGAAAACAATTTTCAAATAAAGCTCAAGCTTTAACTGCTTATGAAAATGGAGTTGTAGTAACTCACTCTATTATAAAAGTTAGAATGGGAGATAAATTAGTAACAACTACTCCAGGAAGAGTTTTATTTGCAGAAATATTACCAGAAGAAATAAGAAATTATACTCAAACTTATGGTAAAGGTCCTTTAAAAAAATTAATAGCAGATTTATATGATAAATTTGGATTTACAGTAACTGCAGAGATAATAAATAAAGTTAAAAACTTTGGATATCATTATTCTACATTTGCAGGGGTTTCAGTAGGGATAGAAGATTTAGAAATTCCAGAAACTAAAAAAGCAATTTTAGAAAAAGCAGATGATGATATAACAAATATAGACCAAGAATATAAAGATGGAAAAATTATAAACGAAGAAAGATATAGAAAAACTATATCTGTTTGGGCAAAAGCTACTGAAGATGTAACTAATGCGATGATGAATGGACTAGATGAGTTCAACCCAGTTTATATGATGGCGACTTCAGGAGCCAGAGGATCAGTTCAACAAATGAGACAATTAGCAGCTATGAGAGGAAATATGGCCGATACTAGAGGTAGAATCATAGAAGTACCAATTAAGGCAAACTTCCGTGAAGGACTAACAGTATTAGAATTTTTCATGTCTTCACATGGAGCAAGAAAAGGGTTAGCAGATACAGCTCTAAGAACAGCCGATTCAGGATATTTAACAAGAAGATTGGTTGATATTTCACATGAGGTTATAGTTAATGCAGAAGATTGTGGAACTCATGAAGGAATTGAAGTATCTGACCTAATTTCTGAAGGAAAAGTTATAGAAACTTTAGCAGAAAGAATAAATGGAAGAGTTTTAGCAGAAGATTTAGTAGTAGATAAAGAAGTAATAGCTTCTAGAAATACATTAATAAATAAAGAATTAATTGCTAAAATTCAAGAGTTAGAAATAAAGAAAATAAAAATAAGATCACCTTTAACTTGTTCTTTAGAAAAAGGTGTATGTAAAAAATGTTATGGAATGGATTTATCTAATCATCAAGAAGTTTTAGAAGGGGAAGCAGTTGGAGTTATAGCAGCTCAGTCAATTGGGGAACCAGGAACTCAGCTTACAATGAGAACATTCCATACAGGTGGAGTAGCTATGGCAACAGCTTCAGCAACTACTAAGAAAGCTGAAAATAGTGGTATAGCTAAATTTAAAGATGTAAAAATATTAGTTAACGAGAATGGAGATGAAATTGTTGTAAGTCAGTCAGCAAAAGTTTCTATTGAAAATAATGATCATGAAATTCCGTCAGGATCTATATTAAGAGTAAAAGATGGTGCACAACTTCAAAAGGGTGATATATTAGCAGATGTTAATCCATATCACATTCCTATTATCTGTGATCAAGATGGTGAAGTTGCTTTTAAAGAGATTACTGTAAAAGAAAATTATGATGAAAAATATGGTGTTACAGAATATCTAGCAGTAAAACCAGTTGAATCAGGAGATAGTAACCCAAGATTATTAATTTTAGATGATAATAAAGAAGTAAAATCTAGTTATCCAATTCCATTTGGAGCTTATATGATGGTACATGAAGGTGAAAAAGTAAGAAGTGGTCAAGTAATTGCTAAACTTATAAAAGAAGGGGAAGGAACTAAGGATATCACTGGTGGTCTTCCAAGAGTACAAGAATTATTTGAAGCAAGAAATCCTAAAGGAAAAGCTTTATTAACTGAAATTGATGGTAAAGTTGAGATAACTAATAAAAAGAAAAAAGGAATGAGAATTCTATTAGTTAGAGATGTTAGTAATAGTGAAGTATTTAAAGAATACTTAGTTTCAGTAGGAGATCACTTAGTTGTAACTGATGGTATGTTAGTAAAATCTGGTGATAAAATAACTGATGGAGCAATTTCTCCTTATGATGTACTAAACATAAAAGGATTAGTAGCAGCTGAACAATTTATACTTGAGTCAGTTCAACAAGTGTATAGAGATCAAGGTGTTACAGTAAATGATAAACATATAGAGATTATCGTAAAACAAATGTTTAAAAAAGTAAGAATTCTTAATTCAGGTTCTTCACTATTATTAGAAGACGAAGTAGTTGAGAAGAGAATTGTTGATTTAGAAAATGAAGCATTAAAAGCAGAAAATAAAAAGTTAATTCAGTATGAGCCAGTTATACAAGGGATAACAAAAGCGGCTGTTAATACAGAAAGCTTTATTTCAGCAGCGTCATTCCAAGAAACAACAAAAGTTCTTTCTAATGCCGCTATAGAAGGAAAAGAAGATTACTTAGAAGGATTAAAAGAAAATGTAATTATAGGTAAAAAGATTCCAGCAGGAACTGGTTACATAAATTACAAACATATAATTCCTAAGGAAGTAAAAGAAGAACAATAA
- the rplJ gene encoding 50S ribosomal protein L10: MANQAKKEAVALLVEKIKRAQSIVLVDYEGIKVKEETQLRKSLRESGGEYLVAKNRLFKIALKEAGVEDSFDDILEGTTSFAFGYDDVVAPAKVMHEVSKANAKAKIFNIKGGYLTGNRVSVEEVLELATLPSRDELLSMVLNGMLGPVRKLAYGVVALADKKEESAE; this comes from the coding sequence GTGGCAAATCAAGCTAAAAAAGAAGCAGTAGCATTACTTGTTGAAAAAATAAAAAGAGCGCAATCTATAGTTCTTGTTGACTATGAAGGAATAAAAGTTAAAGAAGAAACTCAACTTAGAAAATCTTTAAGAGAATCTGGTGGAGAATATTTAGTAGCTAAAAATAGATTATTTAAAATAGCTCTTAAAGAAGCAGGAGTTGAAGATTCTTTTGATGATATATTAGAAGGAACTACTTCATTTGCATTTGGATATGATGATGTTGTAGCGCCAGCTAAAGTTATGCATGAAGTATCTAAAGCAAATGCAAAGGCAAAAATATTTAATATTAAAGGTGGATATTTAACAGGAAACAGAGTTTCTGTTGAGGAAGTACTAGAATTAGCAACTTTACCATCAAGAGACGAACTATTGTCTATGGTATTAAATGGAATGTTAGGACCAGTAAGAAAACTTGCTTACGGTGTAGTAGCATTAGCAGATAAAAAAGAAGAATCTGCAGAATAA
- the rplA gene encoding 50S ribosomal protein L1, protein MAKHRGKKYIEAAKLVDSAKLYDVKEALETVVKTKTANFLETVEVALRLGVDPRHASQQIRGTVVLPHGTGKNVKILAITQGENIDKALEAGADYAGAEEYIEKIQQGWLDFDIVIATPDMMPKLGRLGRILGTKGLMPNPKSGTVTPNIAGAVSEFKKGKLAFRVDKLGSIHVPIGKVNFDDEKIYENFKTFMAEIIRLKPADAKGQYLKTVAVSLTMGPGLKLDPALLVKEIG, encoded by the coding sequence ATGGCAAAACATAGAGGAAAAAAATATATAGAAGCTGCTAAACTAGTAGATAGCGCGAAATTATATGATGTGAAAGAAGCATTAGAAACTGTAGTTAAGACTAAAACAGCAAACTTTTTAGAAACTGTAGAAGTTGCTTTAAGATTAGGGGTAGATCCTAGACATGCAAGTCAACAAATAAGAGGAACAGTTGTTTTACCTCATGGGACTGGAAAAAATGTTAAGATACTAGCTATTACTCAAGGTGAAAATATAGATAAAGCATTAGAAGCAGGAGCAGATTATGCAGGTGCAGAAGAGTATATCGAAAAAATCCAACAAGGTTGGTTAGATTTTGATATCGTAATCGCAACTCCAGATATGATGCCTAAATTAGGAAGATTAGGAAGAATATTAGGAACTAAAGGATTAATGCCAAATCCTAAATCAGGAACAGTTACTCCTAATATTGCAGGAGCAGTTTCAGAATTTAAAAAAGGTAAGTTAGCTTTTAGAGTAGATAAATTAGGATCTATTCATGTTCCGATAGGAAAAGTTAATTTTGATGATGAAAAGATATATGAAAACTTTAAAACATTTATGGCAGAAATAATTAGATTAAAGCCAGCAGATGCTAAAGGACAATATTTAAAAACAGTAGCAGTTTCATTAACTATGGGACCTGGGCTTAAATTAGATCCAGCTTTATTAGTTAAAGAAATAGGATAA
- the rpoB gene encoding DNA-directed RNA polymerase subunit beta, with translation MGKLVERFNYGKIQERGVMPHFLEFQLNSYEDFIQSKNNPLSREDKGLESAFREVFPIDSSNGDIQLDYISYELHDAEPPLNNELECKKRGKTYSASLKVRLRLTNKKSGNEIQESLVYFGEVPLMTPRGTFIINGAERVVVSQLHRSPGVSFDKDVNLQIGKDLFVGKIIPYKGTWLEFETDKNDFLNVKIDRKKKVLATVFLKAIDFFNTNEEIMDQFLETKELDLTTYYEEYKDKQELVDALRAEIEGSFLKEDVLNEEDGEFIGEAQSYINEELILNLIENKVLNIIIYKVTPREKVLANSLLNDTTVSKEEAVTEVFKKLRPGDLVTVDSAKSLIRQMFFNPQRYDLEPVGRYKLNKRLGLDIDSEEVLLTKSDITRTVEVIMDLFNGEGHTDDIDNLCNRRIRGVGELLLMQIRTGLTKMSKMVKEKMTIQDSETLSSQSLLNTRPLNALILDFFGSGQLSQFMDQSNPLAELTHKRRISALGPGGLSRERAGFEVRDVHDSHYGRVCPIETPEGPNIGLIGSLAIYAKVNSYGFIETPFVKIENGVAQFDKVVYLAADEEDGLFIAQADTEISENGELVGEVTCRFGHEIVQISGQKVDYLDVSPKQVVSVSAGLIPFLEHDDANRALMGSNMQRQAVPLLRTEAPYVGTGLERKVAVDSGAVVISEVEGTVSYVDANLIKIMSNEGIEYSYKLLNHERSNQAMCLHQKPIVDLGEKVKKGTVIADGPATKGGDLALGRNILMAFMPWEGYNYEDAILISERLRKDDVFTSIHIEEYEIEARNTKLGDEEITREIPNVSEEALKNLDANGVIVVGAEVEAGDILVGKTAPKGETEPPAEEKLLRAIFGEKARDVRDTSLKMPHGSKGTVVEVLELSRANGDDLKAGVNKVIRVFVAEKRKITVGDKMSGRHGNKGVVSRVLPAEDMPFLEDGTHLDVVLNPLGVPSRMNIGQVLEVHLGLALQNIPDRDKRYIATPVFDGATEMEIKDRLEKSGYPRSGKVTLYDGRNGEAFDNQVTVGIMYMLKLHHLVEDKMHARAIGPYSLVTQQPLGGKAQFGGQRLGEMEVWALEAYGASNILQEMLTVKSDDINGRTKTYEAIVKGEDMPEADLPESFKVLLKEFRAIALDIELFDKEGNIINVDEDHNKEETITEFSLSSLEEREESAEK, from the coding sequence ATGGGGAAACTCGTTGAAAGATTTAATTATGGAAAAATACAAGAAAGAGGAGTAATGCCTCACTTCCTTGAATTCCAATTGAATTCTTATGAAGATTTTATTCAATCAAAAAATAATCCACTATCAAGAGAAGATAAAGGGTTAGAATCTGCTTTTAGAGAAGTATTTCCAATAGATTCTTCTAATGGAGATATCCAATTAGATTATATCTCATATGAATTACATGATGCTGAACCACCTTTGAATAACGAATTAGAGTGTAAAAAAAGAGGGAAAACATATTCAGCTTCATTAAAAGTAAGATTAAGATTAACAAATAAAAAAAGTGGAAATGAGATACAAGAAAGTTTAGTTTATTTTGGTGAAGTACCATTAATGACACCAAGAGGAACATTTATAATAAATGGAGCAGAAAGAGTAGTTGTATCACAGTTACATAGATCTCCAGGGGTTTCTTTTGATAAGGATGTAAACTTACAAATAGGGAAAGACTTATTTGTAGGGAAAATTATTCCTTATAAAGGAACTTGGTTAGAGTTTGAAACTGATAAAAATGATTTTTTAAATGTTAAGATTGATAGAAAGAAAAAAGTATTGGCTACAGTGTTTTTAAAAGCTATTGATTTCTTTAATACAAACGAAGAAATAATGGATCAGTTTTTAGAAACTAAAGAATTAGACTTAACAACTTATTATGAAGAATATAAAGATAAACAAGAATTAGTAGATGCTTTAAGAGCAGAAATAGAAGGAAGTTTTTTAAAAGAAGATGTTTTAAATGAAGAAGATGGAGAATTTATAGGAGAAGCTCAAAGTTATATAAATGAAGAGCTTATCTTAAATTTAATAGAAAATAAAGTTTTAAATATTATTATATATAAAGTTACTCCTAGAGAAAAAGTATTGGCAAACAGTTTATTAAATGATACAACAGTTTCAAAAGAAGAAGCAGTAACTGAAGTTTTTAAAAAATTAAGACCAGGAGATTTAGTAACAGTAGATTCAGCTAAATCATTAATAAGACAAATGTTCTTTAATCCACAAAGATATGATTTAGAACCAGTTGGTAGATATAAACTTAATAAAAGATTAGGTTTAGATATCGATTCTGAAGAGGTTTTATTAACTAAAAGTGATATCACGAGAACTGTTGAAGTAATTATGGATTTATTTAATGGAGAAGGACATACTGACGACATTGATAATTTATGTAATAGAAGAATTAGAGGGGTAGGAGAATTACTTCTAATGCAAATAAGAACAGGATTAACAAAAATGTCTAAAATGGTCAAAGAAAAAATGACAATACAAGATTCAGAAACTTTATCGTCTCAATCTTTATTAAATACTAGACCATTAAATGCCTTGATATTAGATTTCTTTGGATCAGGACAATTATCTCAATTTATGGATCAATCAAATCCACTAGCTGAGTTAACTCATAAAAGAAGAATATCAGCTTTAGGACCAGGAGGACTTTCAAGAGAGAGAGCAGGGTTCGAAGTTAGAGACGTTCATGATTCACATTATGGTAGAGTTTGTCCAATAGAGACTCCAGAGGGACCAAATATCGGATTGATTGGATCACTAGCTATATATGCAAAAGTAAATAGTTATGGTTTTATAGAAACTCCATTTGTAAAAATTGAAAATGGTGTAGCTCAATTTGATAAAGTTGTTTATTTGGCTGCAGATGAAGAAGACGGATTATTTATAGCGCAAGCAGATACAGAAATTTCTGAAAACGGAGAACTAGTAGGAGAGGTAACTTGTAGATTTGGTCATGAGATAGTTCAAATTTCAGGACAGAAGGTAGATTATTTAGATGTATCTCCTAAACAAGTTGTATCGGTTTCAGCTGGTTTAATACCATTCTTAGAACACGATGATGCGAACCGTGCACTAATGGGATCAAACATGCAAAGACAAGCAGTTCCTCTTCTTAGAACAGAAGCTCCTTATGTAGGAACTGGACTAGAAAGAAAAGTAGCTGTTGATTCTGGAGCAGTTGTAATAAGTGAAGTAGAAGGAACAGTTTCTTATGTAGACGCAAATTTAATCAAGATTATGTCTAACGAGGGAATAGAATATTCATACAAACTATTAAATCATGAAAGATCAAACCAGGCAATGTGTTTACATCAAAAACCAATAGTAGATTTAGGGGAAAAGGTAAAAAAAGGAACAGTAATTGCTGATGGACCAGCTACTAAAGGTGGAGATTTGGCGTTAGGTAGAAATATACTTATGGCATTCATGCCTTGGGAAGGATATAACTACGAGGATGCGATTTTAATATCTGAAAGATTAAGAAAAGATGATGTATTTACATCAATTCATATAGAAGAGTACGAAATAGAAGCTAGAAATACTAAATTAGGTGACGAAGAAATAACAAGAGAAATTCCAAATGTTTCAGAAGAAGCTTTAAAGAACTTAGATGCTAATGGAGTAATAGTTGTTGGAGCTGAAGTTGAAGCTGGAGATATTTTAGTTGGAAAAACAGCACCTAAAGGAGAAACAGAGCCTCCTGCAGAAGAAAAATTGTTAAGAGCTATTTTTGGAGAAAAAGCAAGAGATGTAAGGGATACTTCTTTAAAAATGCCTCATGGTTCAAAAGGAACAGTTGTTGAAGTTTTAGAATTATCTAGAGCAAATGGAGATGATTTAAAAGCTGGAGTAAATAAAGTTATAAGAGTTTTTGTAGCTGAAAAGAGAAAAATAACTGTTGGGGATAAAATGTCGGGACGTCATGGAAATAAAGGGGTTGTATCTAGAGTTTTACCAGCTGAAGATATGCCATTCTTAGAAGATGGAACACATTTAGATGTAGTTTTAAATCCACTAGGAGTTCCATCTCGTATGAATATAGGGCAGGTACTTGAGGTACATTTAGGACTAGCTTTACAAAATATTCCAGACAGAGATAAAAGATATATTGCAACACCAGTTTTTGATGGTGCGACTGAAATGGAAATAAAAGATCGTTTAGAAAAGTCAGGATATCCTAGAAGTGGAAAAGTAACACTTTATGATGGAAGAAATGGAGAAGCTTTCGATAACCAAGTTACAGTAGGAATAATGTATATGTTAAAACTACATCATTTGGTAGAAGATAAAATGCATGCGAGAGCAATAGGACCTTACTCTTTAGTTACTCAACAACCATTGGGAGGAAAAGCTCAATTTGGTGGACAAAGATTAGGAGAAATGGAAGTATGGGCTTTAGAAGCTTATGGAGCATCAAATATATTACAAGAAATGCTTACAGTTAAATCAGACGATATAAATGGAAGAACAAAAACTTATGAAGCTATAGTAAAAGGTGAAGATATGCCAGAGGCAGATTTACCAGAATCATTTAAAGTTTTATTAAAAGAATTTAGAGCTATAGCACTTGATATAGAGTTATTTGATAAAGAAGGAAATATTATAAATGTTGATGAGGATCACAATAAAGAAGAAACAATTACAGAATTTTCTTTAAGCTCTTTAGAAGAAAGAGAAGAGTCGGCAGAAAAATAA
- the rplL gene encoding 50S ribosomal protein L7/L12: MAFNKEQFIADLEAMSVLELRELVTTLEDHFGVTAAAPVAVAAAGGAAAAEEKTEFNIELVSAGAKKIGVIKEIRGITGLGLKDAKALADNGGMIKEAVSKEEAEEIKTKLEAAGATVEVK, encoded by the coding sequence ATGGCATTTAATAAAGAGCAATTTATAGCTGACTTAGAAGCTATGTCAGTATTAGAATTAAGAGAATTAGTTACTACTCTTGAAGATCACTTTGGAGTAACAGCAGCAGCTCCAGTAGCAGTAGCAGCAGCAGGAGGAGCAGCAGCAGCAGAAGAAAAAACTGAATTTAACATAGAGTTAGTTTCAGCAGGAGCTAAAAAAATAGGAGTTATTAAAGAAATCAGAGGAATAACTGGTTTAGGATTAAAAGATGCAAAAGCATTAGCAGATAATGGTGGAATGATTAAAGAAGCTGTATCTAAAGAAGAAGCAGAAGAAATTAAAACTAAATTAGAAGCTGCTGGAGCAACAGTAGAAGTTAAATAG
- the rpmG gene encoding 50S ribosomal protein L33 — translation MEVYELRVNIQLECTECKRRNYSTSKNKKNTTERLELKKYCKWCNKETLHKETKK, via the coding sequence ATGGAGGTGTATGAGTTGAGAGTAAATATTCAATTAGAATGTACAGAATGTAAAAGAAGAAATTATAGTACTTCAAAAAATAAGAAAAATACTACAGAAAGATTAGAATTAAAGAAGTATTGTAAATGGTGTAACAAAGAAACATTACACAAAGAAACTAAAAAATAA